From Deltaproteobacteria bacterium, one genomic window encodes:
- a CDS encoding amidoligase family protein, with protein sequence MATIQTQKFGIEIECVSITRQRAAQAVQSIVGGEVAHVGGGSYDPWEIRDARGRTWRVVADASLNDYPAHLRAEVVSPILDYADLDELQRVVRALRAAGAKATPTCSIHVHVDAAGHTAATLANLLKLVASHEKHLIEALGVQADRRARYCRDVDEQVLQRICSRRPRSMAELNRDWYGAPTENPGRLHHSRYHAVNLNAVWALGTLEFRLFNGSLHAGKIKSYIQLSLALSARALRIRHARGERRTYDASTTRYDVRVFLLGLGLIGPEFATARYHLLSHLSGSAAFRRAA encoded by the coding sequence ATGGCGACGATTCAAACACAGAAATTCGGCATCGAAATCGAGTGCGTTTCGATCACCCGCCAACGGGCGGCTCAAGCTGTTCAGAGCATCGTCGGCGGCGAGGTCGCGCACGTCGGCGGCGGCTCGTACGACCCCTGGGAGATTCGCGACGCACGCGGCCGGACCTGGCGCGTCGTGGCCGACGCCTCGTTGAACGACTACCCCGCTCACCTCCGCGCCGAGGTCGTGTCGCCGATCTTGGATTACGCAGACCTCGACGAGCTCCAGCGCGTCGTTCGCGCCCTGCGCGCGGCGGGGGCGAAGGCCACGCCGACCTGCTCGATTCACGTCCACGTCGACGCCGCGGGCCACACCGCCGCGACGCTGGCCAACCTGCTCAAACTCGTCGCGAGTCACGAAAAACACTTGATCGAGGCGCTGGGCGTGCAGGCCGACAGGCGCGCGCGATACTGCCGCGACGTCGACGAGCAGGTGTTGCAGAGGATCTGCTCTCGACGCCCGCGCTCGATGGCCGAACTCAATCGCGACTGGTACGGCGCGCCGACGGAAAACCCAGGTCGCCTGCACCATTCCAGGTATCACGCGGTCAACCTGAACGCCGTTTGGGCCCTGGGCACCTTGGAGTTCCGACTTTTTAACGGCTCGCTCCACGCGGGAAAAATCAAATCGTACATTCAACTCTCGCTTGCCCTGAGCGCGCGGGCGCTGCGCATCCGCCACGCCCGCGGCGAGCGGCGCACCTACGACGCCTCGACGACTCGGTACGACGTGCGGGTTTTTCTGCTCGGCCTCGGGCTGATCGGGCCGGAATTCGCCACCGCCCGCTACCACCTGCTGTCGCACCTCAGCGGCAGCGCGGCGTTCCGGAGGGCGGCCTGA
- a CDS encoding gamma-glutamylcyclotransferase, which produces MKYFAFGSNLNLGQMRSRCPDAVPLERALLRDHRLAFRSRNGGHGVATVVRARGWNVRGGLYRISNRDLMALDNYEGWPISYSRATVEVVGEVSGPVGAIIYWLNPPHADAPPNHWYREAIVEGLTDWGIRVPSMLARFEREVEREEA; this is translated from the coding sequence GTGAAATACTTTGCTTTCGGCTCCAACCTGAACCTCGGCCAGATGAGGTCGCGCTGCCCCGACGCCGTGCCTCTGGAGCGGGCGCTGTTGCGCGACCACAGGCTGGCGTTTCGCTCACGAAACGGAGGGCATGGCGTTGCGACTGTCGTCCGCGCCCGCGGGTGGAACGTCAGGGGCGGCCTCTACCGGATCAGCAACCGGGACCTGATGGCCCTCGACAATTACGAGGGCTGGCCGATTTCGTACTCGCGGGCGACCGTCGAGGTCGTCGGCGAGGTGAGCGGCCCTGTCGGCGCCATCATCTATTGGCTGAACCCGCCCCACGCCGACGCCCCGCCGAACCATTGGTACCGCGAGGCCATCGTCGAGGGTCTCACCGACTGGGGCATCAGGGTGCCGTCGATGCTCGCGCGGTTCGAGCGTGAAGTTGAACGGGAGGAGGCATGA
- a CDS encoding DUF5049 domain-containing protein has protein sequence MKNEHGKIAIPRAVLDGILAVRASGLTNMFDWCAATEIAAELGHAEAARWIPDNLGRYAAGIIHGFVHYDEPAAAAEIAPGRVMRYVGAAHPALTGLTVRVVGRIGRRRWEFAPWVAEERRYSWITSDAREDELAPLEPERKP, from the coding sequence ATGAAGAATGAACACGGCAAGATCGCCATCCCGCGCGCGGTATTGGACGGCATCCTGGCCGTGCGCGCGAGCGGCCTGACGAACATGTTCGACTGGTGCGCCGCCACCGAGATCGCGGCGGAACTGGGTCACGCCGAGGCGGCGAGGTGGATCCCCGACAACCTCGGGCGGTACGCGGCCGGAATCATCCACGGGTTCGTCCACTACGACGAGCCCGCCGCCGCAGCCGAGATCGCCCCCGGCCGAGTCATGAGGTACGTCGGTGCCGCCCACCCGGCGCTAACCGGCCTGACGGTGCGCGTCGTCGGGCGGATCGGGCGGCGGCGGTGGGAGTTCGCGCCCTGGGTCGCAGAGGAGCGGCGCTACTCGTGGATCACCAGCGACGCGCGCGAGGACGAGCTGGCGCCGCTGGAACCGGAGCGTAAGCCGTGA